The following are encoded together in the Lathyrus oleraceus cultivar Zhongwan6 chromosome 3, CAAS_Psat_ZW6_1.0, whole genome shotgun sequence genome:
- the LOC127131606 gene encoding uncharacterized protein LOC127131606 gives MAAHHVQFQEETRNYQKNTTTSIKNLEVQMGQITQQLASSSQAQGALPSATVTNPREHNNVSVVATRSGKSDEVVEEEDEEEDQLIEVNLEIKENEVVREEVVAPKSVVKETVIALKPVVKLPFPTRNKKKEQHEKNFEKFLELFKKPKINIPLLEALEQMPTYAKFMKYIIFQRRTADTNPIILTETCSAILQGMKIPIKKKDRGVVSIPCTIGDKSFNKALIDLGASVSLMPLPIYKKLGIGVVQDTKMTLQFTDHSVKKPYGIVEDVLVKIDKFVFLVDFVILEIPEDEEITLILGRPFL, from the coding sequence CAGCTCATCATGTtcaatttcaagaagaaaccCGAAACTATCAAAAAAACACTACaacatccataaaaaatcttgaagtccaaatgggtcaAATCACTCAACAATTAGCCTCgagttctcaagcacaaggtgcTCTACCTAGTGCAACTGTGACAAATCCTAGAGAGCATAATAACGTGAGCGTTGTGGCAACAAGAAGTGGTAAATCGGATGAAGTAGTCGAGGAGGAGGATGAAGAGGAAGATCAATTGATCGAAGTGAATCttgagatcaaagaaaatgaagttgtgAGGGAAGAAGTGGTAGCACCGAAATCAGTAGTGAAAGAAACAGTCATTGCACTTAAGCCAGTTGTTAAGCTTCCCTTTCCCACCAGAAACAAGAAAAAGGAacaacatgagaaaaactttgaaaAGTTCCTAGAGTTGTTCAAGAAGCCTAAGATTAACATTCCGCTATTGGaggcacttgaacaaatgcctaCTTATGCTAAATTCATGAAATACATCATTTTTCAGAGACGTACCGCCGACACCAACCCGATTATtctaactgaaacttgtagtgctattttgcagggtatgaagattccgaTAAAGAAGAAAGATCGAGGAGTTGTCAGTATCCCTTGTACTATTGGAGATAAGTCATTCAACAAAGCTCTTATTGATctaggagctagtgtgagtctcaTGCCGTTACCCATTTACAAGAAGCTTGGTATAGGGGTTGTGCAAGATACCAAGATGACACTCCAATTCACCGATCATTCGGTCAAGAAACCGTATGGTATTGTTGAAGATGTTCTGGtgaaaattgacaagtttgtatTTCTGGTGGATTTTGTAATTCTAGAAATtccggaagatgaagagatcACTCTCATCCTTGGGAGACCCTTTTTATAA